One bacterium genomic window carries:
- the lpxD gene encoding UDP-3-O-(3-hydroxymyristoyl)glucosamine N-acyltransferase, whose translation MNMRVKEIAEIVGGKVIGDENIVITGISGIKEAEPGDITFVATNKYKNLLKTTKASAVLVSPEINNTVSTTLIQVENPSLSFAKIMELVGDEPVKFTAGIHPTAIIGENVKLGRNVSIQPFAVIEDNAEIGDNTVIGAAVYIGHYTKIGKDGLIYPHVIIRERVKIGDRVILHPGTVIGGDGFGFATVRGIHHKIPQIGTVEIGDDVEIGSNVTIDRARFDKTYIGNGVKIDNLVQIAHNVKIGDNTIVVAQVGISGSTEIGKNVIIAGQAGIIGHITVGDNAIIGGKAGVTKDVPPNTHVTGFPARDKWEDMRFQVFVRKQPELNERIKKIEEKIENLKKILEHLYGEEISKND comes from the coding sequence ATGAATATGCGAGTAAAAGAAATAGCAGAAATTGTAGGAGGAAAAGTTATAGGTGATGAAAATATTGTTATTACAGGTATTTCAGGCATAAAAGAAGCAGAACCAGGTGATATTACTTTTGTTGCAACTAATAAATATAAAAACTTGCTTAAAACAACAAAGGCATCTGCTGTTCTGGTTTCTCCTGAAATTAACAATACTGTTTCAACAACTTTAATACAGGTAGAAAATCCATCTTTATCTTTTGCAAAAATTATGGAACTTGTTGGAGATGAACCAGTGAAATTTACAGCAGGTATTCATCCCACTGCAATAATTGGAGAAAATGTTAAATTAGGTAGAAATGTTTCTATTCAACCATTTGCTGTGATTGAAGATAATGCAGAAATTGGAGATAATACAGTTATTGGTGCTGCTGTTTATATTGGACATTACACAAAAATAGGGAAGGATGGCTTAATTTATCCCCATGTTATTATAAGAGAAAGGGTAAAAATTGGTGATAGAGTAATTCTTCATCCTGGGACAGTTATTGGTGGAGACGGATTTGGTTTTGCAACTGTTAGAGGAATTCACCATAAAATACCACAGATTGGTACTGTAGAAATTGGGGATGATGTAGAAATTGGTTCAAATGTTACCATAGATAGGGCAAGATTTGATAAAACATACATTGGTAATGGTGTAAAAATTGATAATTTAGTTCAAATTGCTCACAATGTTAAGATAGGAGATAATACAATTGTTGTTGCTCAGGTAGGAATATCAGGAAGCACAGAAATTGGGAAAAATGTCATAATAGCAGGACAGGCAGGTATTATAGGCCACATTACAGTTGGAGATAATGCCATTATTGGTGGAAAAGCAGGAGTGACAAAAGATGTACCGCCTAATACCCATGTTACTGGTTTTCCAGCAAGAGACAAATGGGAAGATATGAGATTCCAGGTTTTTGTAAGAAAGCAACCAGAATTAAACGAAAGAATAAAAAAAATTGAAGAAAAAATAGAAAATTTAAAGAAAATTTTAGAGCATCTTTATGGAGAAGAAATATCAAAAAACGATTGA
- a CDS encoding bifunctional UDP-3-O-[3-hydroxymyristoyl] N-acetylglucosamine deacetylase/3-hydroxyacyl-ACP dehydratase, with protein MEKKYQKTIEKDTFLEGIGLHTGEKARVIFKPASVSSGIFFLRKDIENTEPIRADITNLLDTLKYPRRTSIGNEEIQIHTIEHLLSALYALEIDNVFIEIYGPECPGLDGSSKPFVDTIKKAGVKTQDELKDIYKIKDPIYISNNGSHIIALPSEKLKISYTLSYPSTCLKSQFASYEINPEIYEKEISPARTFCLEEEVENLREIGLGKGSNYENTLVISETGPINNKFRFEDEPVRHKIDDLIGDIALLGYPIQAHIIGIRSGHLLNTKLVRKIKEVVKKEKASAVVSPSISGSVTGEELNIEDIEKIIPHRFPFLLIDKILKIEENKAIGIKNVSINEWFFQGHFPGKPVMPGVLIVEAMAQVGGVLMLNKEENRGKLAYFMSIDKVKFRRAIKPGDQLLIEVEIAKLRSKVGQIQGRAYINGKIAAEALLMFTVVDA; from the coding sequence ATGGAGAAGAAATATCAAAAAACGATTGAAAAAGATACCTTTTTAGAAGGAATAGGACTTCATACAGGAGAAAAAGCAAGAGTTATTTTTAAGCCCGCTTCTGTATCATCTGGTATATTTTTTTTAAGAAAAGATATTGAAAATACAGAACCAATCAGAGCAGATATAACAAACTTACTTGATACTTTAAAATATCCAAGAAGAACATCTATAGGAAATGAGGAAATACAGATTCATACAATTGAACATCTTCTTTCTGCTCTTTATGCTCTTGAAATTGACAATGTTTTCATTGAAATTTATGGTCCTGAATGTCCAGGTCTTGATGGTAGTTCAAAACCATTTGTTGATACAATAAAAAAAGCAGGTGTAAAAACACAGGATGAACTGAAAGATATCTATAAAATTAAAGACCCAATTTATATTTCAAATAATGGTTCTCATATAATTGCTCTTCCTTCGGAAAAACTTAAAATTTCATATACTCTCAGTTATCCATCTACTTGTTTAAAATCACAATTTGCTTCTTATGAAATAAATCCTGAAATTTATGAAAAAGAGATTTCTCCTGCAAGAACTTTTTGTCTTGAAGAAGAAGTAGAAAATTTAAGAGAAATAGGACTTGGAAAAGGGTCTAACTATGAAAATACTCTTGTTATTTCAGAAACAGGACCAATAAATAATAAATTTAGATTTGAAGATGAACCAGTTAGACACAAAATAGATGACCTTATAGGCGATATTGCTTTATTGGGTTATCCAATACAGGCACATATTATAGGAATAAGAAGTGGACATTTACTTAATACAAAACTTGTCCGAAAAATTAAAGAAGTTGTTAAAAAAGAAAAAGCAAGTGCTGTGGTTTCTCCCTCAATTTCTGGTTCTGTTACAGGAGAGGAATTAAACATAGAAGATATAGAAAAAATTATTCCACATCGTTTTCCATTTCTTCTTATTGATAAAATATTAAAAATTGAAGAAAATAAAGCAATAGGAATAAAAAATGTATCTATAAATGAATGGTTTTTTCAAGGACATTTCCCAGGAAAGCCAGTAATGCCAGGTGTTTTAATTGTAGAAGCAATGGCACAGGTAGGCGGAGTTTTAATGTTGAATAAGGAAGAAAATAGAGGTAAATTAGCATATTTTATGAGTATAGATAAAGTAAAATTTAGAAGAGCAATAAAACCAGGAGACCAACTACTTATAGAAGTTGAAATTGCAAAATTAAGAAGTAAAGTAGGGCAAATACAGGGAAGAGCATATATTAATGGGAAAATAGCAGCAGAAGCACTTCTAATGTTTACTGTTGTAGATGCCTGA
- the lpxA gene encoding acyl-ACP--UDP-N-acetylglucosamine O-acyltransferase, whose translation MKKIHPTAIISTEAIIEDGVEIGPYSVIEGNVKIGERCIIGPHVQISGWTEIGKNCKIFKGAVIGSIPQDLKYKGEKTFLKIGDNNIIREFVTINPGTSKGEWTIIGNNNLLMAYSHIAHNCVLGNNIIISNVGTLAGHVKVDDYAIIGGMVGVHQFCKIGKHSIIGGCSKVTKDILPFIMADGHPAIPCGINTVGLKRRNFDKEKIELIESAYKIIFRSGFNIGEAVLKLEGINKCEEIKEIIEFIKASERGIAK comes from the coding sequence ATGAAAAAGATACATCCAACTGCAATAATTTCTACAGAGGCAATAATTGAAGATGGGGTTGAAATAGGTCCCTATTCAGTTATAGAAGGGAATGTAAAAATAGGGGAAAGATGTATAATAGGACCACATGTTCAAATATCTGGTTGGACAGAAATTGGGAAGAACTGTAAAATTTTTAAAGGAGCAGTTATTGGAAGCATTCCCCAGGACTTAAAATATAAAGGAGAAAAGACATTTCTTAAAATCGGTGATAATAATATAATAAGAGAATTTGTGACAATAAATCCAGGCACTTCAAAAGGTGAGTGGACAATTATTGGAAATAATAATCTCCTGATGGCGTATTCTCATATAGCACATAATTGTGTTCTTGGTAATAACATTATAATATCCAATGTAGGAACATTAGCAGGACATGTAAAAGTTGATGATTATGCAATTATCGGAGGAATGGTTGGAGTTCACCAGTTTTGTAAAATAGGCAAGCACTCAATAATTGGTGGTTGTTCCAAAGTTACAAAGGATATATTACCTTTTATAATGGCTGATGGGCATCCTGCAATTCCTTGTGGTATAAACACAGTTGGATTAAAAAGAAGAAATTTTGATAAAGAAAAAATTGAATTGATTGAAAGTGCCTATAAAATAATTTTCCGTTCTGGATTTAATATTGGAGAGGCAGTTTTAAAACTTGAAGGAATAAATAAATGTGAAGAAATAAAAGAAATTATTGAATTCATAAAAGCATCAGAAAGAGGCATAGCAAAGTGA